GGGtacaaggaaaaataaaaccaatGAACAGATCAGTGACTATCCAGGCAAAACCCATAGTAAAAGAACACTCTCCATAGCACCTGTCTGTTCTGTGTGAAGTGTCTAAATGTACATTATTAATTGCAATGGTAGAGTAATAAGCTGAGGAACAAACCCAGCTGAGAAAGATGCTCACTAAAGTTTTAGTTGTGGTTATTTTCTGTGGGTACAGTAAAGGGTGACAGAGAGCCAAATAACGATCAACagcaattaaaactaaattactgAGAGATGCTGAGAAGAGCAATCCAATGATTACAACAAACAGTCTACAGAAAGTGTCTCCAAAGTACCAACATGTCTCAATCAGCCTGGTGCCCTCTATGGGCATGACAAGTCCCATAAGAACATCAGCCACAGCCAGAGAGAGAATAATCAGGTTTGTTGGAGTGTGAAGCTTCTTGAAGTGAGAGATGGAGATGATCACCAGCAGGTTCAGAAACACAGTCCATGCTGACAGCAATGatacaaacacatacatgaTATTGTATTCATATCTGGAGCGTTTTCCCTTGATACATGATGAGTTGATGGCAGGAAAGCAGTATTGAGTCTCATGATCCTCTGTCTCATAGGCCATGAGTGAGTCTCCTCCAGTTAGAAGTTTGTTCTGCTCTCCTTTCATTTATACAGTGTCTGGATCTGTCCGACCAACCCATCTCCCACCCACTCTGATGTAAcctacagtttaaaaaaaaaaaaaaaaaaaaaaaaaaaaaacgttttaaaaTCTGATTTATTCTTTCTTTGAACATTAgctttaaaatgcaattaatttctTCAGTCCAGATTAGGATCCTATGACGCTGTTCAAAAGttcacacattttgtttttgtgttttatttcttcATTGCCTTCTCATTGTTTTGTATTTCCACATGAAAGCAATGCACAGAAGGAACTGAACTGAATACAGGTGTGGTGGTTATTGCTTTAATCAGTAATCAGCCGCTGTAGACCACCCTTCCTTTGAGTGGACTGCGCTTCGTCATTGcgcatgcgtcaggtcagagttcactcttctgccacaaatcgatgcgtatggccatctgccagaagctagttattttactttataaagttttaaatatgtat
The DNA window shown above is from Ctenopharyngodon idella isolate HZGC_01 chromosome 10, HZGC01, whole genome shotgun sequence and carries:
- the LOC127521028 gene encoding trace amine-associated receptor 13c-like, whose product is MKGEQNKLLTGGDSLMAYETEDHETQYCFPAINSSCIKGKRSRYEYNIMYVFVSLLSAWTVFLNLLVIISISHFKKLHTPTNLIILSLAVADVLMGLVMPIEGTRLIETCWYFGDTFCRLFVVIIGLLFSASLSNLVLIAVDRYLALCHPLLYPQKITTTKTLVSIFLSWVCSSAYYSTIAINNVHLDTSHRTDRCYGECSFTMGFAWIVTDLFIGFIFPCTLIITLYLRIFYVVHQQVKVINSLKGGKRVMEGSVRRKSESKAALTLGVIVTVYLLCFIPYYICSMSVTSSTTINILTWVLYANSGLNPLVYALFYPWFKKTVKHILTLKIFQPASSLVNIFTEN